A section of the Methanococcoides sp. LMO-2 genome encodes:
- a CDS encoding sulfide-dependent adenosine diphosphate thiazole synthase, which yields MKLDEVTISRAIIDEFSKVFLDYTEVDVALVGGGPANLVAAKYLAEAGLKTVIYEKKLSVGGGMWAGGMMFPRIVVQEEARHILDEFGIDYHEYEEGYYIANSVESVGKLISGATSAGAEIFNLVNVEDVMIRDNDEVCGLVINWTAVEIGRLHVDPLAIRAKVVVDGTGHEAAVCNTVQRKVPGAKLGELGVVGEKPMWADVGERMLVDTTKEVYPNLYVDGMAANAVAGAPRMGPVFGGMLISGKQVADLIIERLK from the coding sequence ATGAAACTCGATGAGGTCACAATTTCAAGAGCGATAATAGATGAGTTCTCTAAAGTATTCCTTGATTATACGGAAGTAGATGTGGCGCTTGTAGGCGGTGGGCCTGCAAACCTGGTCGCTGCGAAGTATCTTGCAGAGGCAGGGTTAAAAACAGTCATCTATGAGAAGAAATTGTCTGTCGGTGGAGGTATGTGGGCCGGTGGAATGATGTTCCCACGTATCGTTGTGCAGGAAGAAGCACGTCATATTCTGGATGAGTTTGGTATTGATTACCATGAATATGAAGAAGGTTATTACATAGCCAATTCCGTTGAGTCCGTTGGTAAGCTTATCAGTGGTGCAACAAGTGCAGGAGCCGAGATATTCAACCTTGTAAACGTTGAGGATGTTATGATCAGGGACAACGATGAGGTATGCGGACTTGTCATCAACTGGACTGCTGTGGAGATCGGTAGACTCCATGTTGACCCGCTGGCAATACGTGCCAAAGTTGTTGTCGATGGGACAGGCCATGAGGCAGCTGTCTGTAACACAGTGCAGCGCAAGGTTCCTGGTGCAAAGCTGGGCGAACTTGGTGTAGTAGGCGAGAAGCCAATGTGGGCAGATGTTGGAGAGCGCATGCTTGTGGATACCACAAAGGAAGTTTATCCAAATCTCTATGTTGATGGTATGGCAGCTAACGCCGTGGCTGGTGCTCCACGTATGGGTCCGGTATTTGGTGGAATGCTTATCTCAGGTAAACAGGTTGCCGATCTTATAATTGAAAGGCTGAAATAA
- a CDS encoding response regulator, with amino-acid sequence MTGGTLPKILIVDDEPLNVELMEVYLSGDYDVVCAYGGAEGLEKIRTEDIDLVLLDVMMPDLSGFDVCKALKSDPLYQFIPVVMVTALSGKNDKIMSIEAGADDFLSKPVDRLELETRVKSLIKIKQLHNSLVAERDQAQNYLDVAGAILLALDKDQNVTLVNRKGCEVLGRNEEDVLGKNWFDSFLPEKDLESAKTMFSRILNGDIGTFEYCENPLINADGEERLISWHNSLLTDKNGDVTGILTSGEDITERMRTEIALKEYAEELEHSNELKDLFIDIIRHDLMNPAGAVKGFTDILIKRGKLQEDDLRMLQSIKRTNDKLITMISSAATFAKVESVSEVRLKPMDLAEVLGNVVQTLEPQMEENSIELNMEFDGSFSVLADPMIEQVFVNLVSNAIKYSPQGTLVSLGIDDLGNEWKVRVMDQGFGILDGDKELVFERFKRLDKGNIKGTGLGLAIVKRIVELHEGKVGVADNPEGQGSMFWVTLKKP; translated from the coding sequence CGGGGATTATGATGTTGTCTGTGCTTATGGTGGGGCAGAAGGACTTGAAAAGATAAGGACTGAGGATATAGATCTTGTCCTTCTGGATGTAATGATGCCGGATTTAAGTGGGTTTGATGTTTGTAAAGCCCTGAAAAGTGATCCTCTTTACCAGTTCATTCCTGTCGTCATGGTGACTGCCCTTTCCGGAAAGAATGACAAGATAATGAGTATTGAAGCCGGGGCGGATGATTTCCTTTCAAAACCCGTTGACAGGCTTGAACTGGAAACGAGAGTAAAGTCTCTCATAAAGATAAAACAATTGCATAACAGCCTTGTAGCGGAGCGCGATCAGGCACAGAACTATCTTGATGTTGCAGGTGCGATCCTTCTGGCGCTGGATAAGGATCAGAATGTAACCCTTGTTAACAGGAAAGGCTGTGAGGTACTTGGCAGAAATGAGGAGGATGTCCTTGGAAAGAATTGGTTTGATTCCTTCCTTCCGGAAAAGGATCTGGAATCTGCAAAAACTATGTTCTCCAGGATTCTCAATGGTGACATTGGTACATTTGAATACTGTGAAAATCCCCTCATTAATGCTGATGGGGAAGAAAGACTGATAAGCTGGCACAATTCCCTTCTTACAGATAAGAATGGGGATGTAACAGGTATTCTTACCTCCGGTGAGGATATCACGGAACGCATGAGGACTGAGATCGCACTGAAAGAATATGCAGAAGAGCTTGAGCATTCTAATGAACTGAAGGATCTCTTCATCGATATAATCAGGCATGACCTGATGAACCCGGCAGGTGCTGTAAAAGGTTTTACCGATATTCTCATAAAAAGGGGTAAACTTCAGGAAGATGATCTTCGTATGCTCCAGTCAATAAAGCGTACTAATGATAAGCTGATCACCATGATAAGCAGTGCAGCAACTTTTGCAAAGGTTGAGTCTGTTTCTGAAGTTCGATTGAAGCCCATGGACCTGGCTGAGGTTCTGGGGAATGTTGTTCAAACCCTTGAACCACAAATGGAAGAGAATTCCATCGAATTAAATATGGAATTTGATGGCTCCTTTTCTGTACTTGCAGACCCTATGATCGAACAGGTCTTTGTGAACCTCGTATCAAATGCAATTAAGTATAGCCCCCAGGGAACCCTTGTTAGTCTGGGAATAGATGACCTTGGAAATGAATGGAAGGTCAGGGTAATGGACCAGGGTTTTGGTATCCTTGATGGGGACAAAGAACTTGTCTTTGAACGTTTCAAGAGGCTGGATAAAGGGAATATCAAAGGTACAGGACTTGGTCTTGCTATTGTGAAGAGGATCGTCGAGCTTCATGAGGGTAAGGTGGGTGTTGCTGATAACCCGGAAGGTCAGGGCAGCATGTTCTGGGTAACCCTGAAAAAGCCATAA